A single region of the Streptomyces sp. NBC_00425 genome encodes:
- a CDS encoding glycosyltransferase, with amino-acid sequence MHVLVVHNRYASAQPSGENKVVDQEVALLRGAGHRVEVFERRSDDIAVRSLPGKVAIPLLVPWNPAVRRELAGRLRAERPDVVHVHNVFPLLSPAVLAACADAGVPAVATLHNYTQVCPPGTLQRDGRPCTECVGSTPLPAVRHGCYRNSRLATVPLAVSLSVNRRRWWSGVERFFCISAAQRDVLAHAGMPAERLAVKHNFVPDPEDRRVGAGEHLLYLGRLAEAKGVRLLMAAWDEIAAGGGVGVPLVIAGTGPLEREVAAWAAGRDDVRYVGLYDTAECRKAIARSVAVVAPSTWLEAFGLVVVEAMAAGVPVVAAGHGAFVELVEEGVTGLLHRPGEAASLASCLRRITDGTVRNQEMGRAARRRYEQGFSPAVGLERLVEGYRTAIAGRSGGGDSPPPVGDNSTDSRRGRPRERDGGSR; translated from the coding sequence ATGCACGTCCTCGTGGTGCACAACCGCTACGCCTCGGCGCAGCCGAGCGGGGAGAACAAGGTCGTCGACCAGGAGGTGGCGCTGCTGCGCGGGGCCGGGCACCGGGTCGAGGTGTTCGAGCGGCGCAGCGACGACATCGCCGTCCGGTCGTTGCCGGGCAAGGTCGCGATACCGCTGCTGGTGCCGTGGAACCCCGCGGTGCGCAGGGAACTCGCCGGCAGGCTCCGCGCCGAACGGCCGGACGTGGTGCACGTCCACAACGTCTTCCCGCTCCTGTCGCCGGCGGTGCTGGCGGCCTGCGCCGACGCCGGCGTGCCCGCCGTCGCCACACTGCACAACTACACCCAGGTCTGCCCGCCCGGCACGCTGCAGCGGGACGGCCGGCCGTGCACCGAGTGCGTCGGGTCCACGCCGCTGCCCGCCGTCCGGCACGGCTGCTACCGGAACTCCCGGCTGGCGACGGTGCCGCTCGCGGTCAGCCTGTCGGTCAACCGGCGGCGGTGGTGGTCCGGCGTGGAGCGGTTCTTCTGCATCTCCGCGGCGCAGCGCGACGTCCTGGCGCACGCCGGCATGCCGGCCGAACGGCTGGCGGTGAAGCACAACTTCGTGCCCGATCCGGAAGACCGCCGCGTGGGCGCCGGCGAGCATCTGCTCTACCTCGGCCGGCTCGCGGAGGCCAAGGGCGTGCGACTGCTCATGGCCGCCTGGGACGAGATCGCCGCCGGCGGCGGTGTCGGCGTGCCGCTCGTGATCGCCGGCACGGGGCCGCTGGAGCGGGAGGTGGCCGCCTGGGCGGCGGGCCGCGACGACGTGCGGTACGTCGGCCTGTACGACACGGCGGAGTGCCGCAAGGCCATCGCCCGGTCGGTGGCCGTGGTGGCTCCCTCCACCTGGCTGGAGGCGTTCGGCCTGGTGGTGGTGGAGGCGATGGCGGCCGGGGTCCCGGTCGTCGCCGCCGGACACGGCGCCTTCGTCGAACTCGTCGAGGAGGGGGTGACCGGGCTGCTGCACCGGCCGGGCGAGGCCGCCTCGCTCGCGTCGTGCCTGCGCCGGATCACGGACGGCACGGTCCGCAACCAGGAGATGGGCCGGGCGGCCCGGCGCCGGTACGAGCAGGGCTTCAGCCCGGCCGTCGGCCTGGAACGCCTGGTGGAGGGGTACCGCACCGCGATCGCGGGTCGGTCCGGCGGCGGGGACAGCCCGCCGCCGGTAGGGGACAACAGCACTGACTCGCGGCGGGGACGCCCGCGCGAGCGGGATGGGGGCAGTAGATGA
- a CDS encoding class I SAM-dependent methyltransferase — protein sequence MTRCRLCGSAALASVVDLGATPPCESFLAADRLDDPEPAYPLHLRVCTDCWLAQIPPLITPEETFKEYAYFSSFSTSWVEHARTFVADAVERVGLGPDAFVVEVASNDGYLLRHVVDRGIRCLGVEPSVNVGAAARDAGVPTLTAFLDPATGAQVRAEHGPADLVVANNVYAHIPDVVGFTQGLRALVADDGWVSIEVQHLLTLIEENQYDTIYHEHFQYYTVASAARALASGGLTLVDVELLPTHGGSIRLWARPSEVAGEPTRRVAEALDREKAAGLQELSGYTDFSARVAKVRRDLLKFLIEAAERGETVVGYGAPGKGNTLLNHCGIRPDLLPYTVDRNPYKHGRFTPGTRIPILAPEQIAADRPDYVLVLPWNLRAELVEQLSFVHAWGGRLVFPIPELSIVEVTS from the coding sequence ATGACACGATGCCGACTCTGCGGCTCGGCGGCGCTGGCGAGCGTCGTCGATCTGGGGGCGACCCCGCCGTGCGAGAGTTTTCTCGCCGCGGACCGACTGGACGATCCGGAACCGGCGTACCCGCTGCATCTGCGGGTCTGCACCGACTGCTGGCTCGCGCAGATCCCGCCGCTGATCACGCCGGAGGAGACGTTCAAGGAGTACGCGTACTTCTCCTCGTTCTCGACCTCGTGGGTGGAGCACGCCCGCACGTTCGTCGCCGACGCCGTGGAGCGGGTGGGCCTCGGCCCCGACGCCTTCGTGGTCGAGGTCGCGAGCAACGACGGGTACCTGCTGAGGCACGTGGTGGACCGGGGGATCCGCTGCCTCGGCGTCGAGCCCTCGGTGAACGTCGGCGCCGCGGCGCGGGACGCGGGCGTGCCCACGCTCACCGCGTTCCTGGACCCGGCCACCGGCGCGCAGGTGCGCGCCGAACACGGCCCGGCGGACCTGGTCGTCGCCAACAACGTGTACGCGCACATCCCCGACGTGGTCGGGTTCACCCAGGGGCTGCGCGCCCTGGTCGCCGACGACGGCTGGGTCTCGATCGAGGTGCAGCACCTGCTGACCCTGATCGAGGAGAACCAGTACGACACGATCTACCACGAGCACTTCCAGTACTACACGGTCGCGTCCGCGGCCCGGGCGCTGGCCAGCGGCGGACTGACGCTCGTGGACGTCGAGCTGCTGCCCACGCACGGCGGCTCGATCCGGTTGTGGGCGCGGCCGTCCGAGGTGGCCGGCGAGCCCACCCGGCGGGTGGCCGAGGCGCTGGACCGGGAGAAGGCAGCAGGGCTGCAGGAGCTGTCCGGGTACACCGACTTCTCCGCCCGGGTGGCCAAGGTGCGCCGGGACCTCCTCAAGTTCCTCATCGAGGCGGCCGAGCGCGGTGAGACGGTCGTCGGCTACGGCGCCCCGGGCAAGGGCAACACCCTGCTCAACCACTGCGGCATCCGGCCGGACCTGCTCCCCTACACGGTCGACCGCAACCCCTACAAACACGGCAGGTTCACCCCGGGCACCCGCATCCCGATCCTGGCGCCCGAGCAGATCGCCGCCGACCGGCCGGACTACGTCCTCGTCCTGCCGTGGAACCTGCGGGCCGAGCTGGTCGAGCAGCTGTCGTTCGTGCACGCCTGGGGCGGCCGACTCGTCTTTCCCATACCGGAACTGAGCATCGTCGAGGTCACGTCATGA
- a CDS encoding PIG-L deacetylase family protein, whose protein sequence is MIRLGAGRLDEIVAVGAHCDDIAIGAGGTLLTLCLARPGIRVDALVLSGGGGEREQEERAALAAFCPGADLRLTVLKLPDGRLPSYWGEAKDAVEELRGQTEPDLVLAPRTDDAHQDHRGLAKLMRTAFRDHLVLGYEIVKWDGDLGRPSGYQPLSAEIAEQKVRLLQEHYPSQRHRPWYDREAFLGLARIRGIECHARYAEAFAVTKLTLDLGE, encoded by the coding sequence ATGATCCGGCTCGGCGCGGGGCGCCTGGACGAAATCGTCGCGGTGGGCGCGCACTGCGACGACATCGCCATCGGCGCCGGCGGCACCCTGCTGACGCTGTGCCTCGCGCGGCCGGGCATCCGCGTCGACGCACTGGTGCTCTCCGGCGGCGGCGGCGAGCGGGAGCAGGAGGAGCGGGCCGCGCTGGCCGCCTTCTGCCCCGGCGCCGACCTGCGGCTGACCGTGCTCAAGCTGCCGGACGGCCGGCTGCCGTCGTACTGGGGCGAGGCGAAGGACGCGGTCGAGGAGCTGCGTGGGCAGACGGAACCGGATCTCGTCCTCGCCCCGCGCACCGACGACGCGCACCAGGATCACCGCGGCCTGGCGAAACTGATGCGCACCGCGTTCCGCGACCACCTCGTGCTCGGCTACGAGATCGTCAAGTGGGACGGCGACCTCGGCCGTCCGTCCGGGTACCAGCCGCTGTCCGCGGAGATCGCCGAACAGAAGGTGCGGCTGCTGCAGGAGCACTATCCCTCGCAACGGCACCGCCCCTGGTACGACCGCGAGGCCTTCCTCGGGCTGGCCCGGATCCGCGGCATCGAATGCCACGCGCGCTACGCAGAGGCGTTCGCCGTCACCAAACTCACTCTCGACCTGGGGGAATGA
- a CDS encoding NAD-dependent epimerase/dehydratase family protein, with translation MRVLLTGHQGYLGTVMAPVLAAAGHEVVGLDAGLFADCVLGPAPADPPGRRVDLRDVTAEHVAGVDAVIHLAALSNDPLGALAPDLTYDINHHASVRLARLAREAGVRRFLYASTCSVYGAAGGDDLVAEDAPLRPVTPYAESKVRVEDDLHALADGDFSPVYMRNATAFGFSPRLRADIVLNNLVGHALLSGEVLVLSDGTPWRPLVHAADIARAFTAALVAPREAVHDRAFNIGSETNNVTVAEIADQVAEAVAGSKVVITGENGADPRSYRVDFSRFRAAVPGFDCEWTVKRGALELADAYREHGLTREAFEQRFTRLAVLRAASDAGAVDDTLRWRR, from the coding sequence ATGCGCGTACTGCTGACCGGACACCAGGGCTATCTGGGAACCGTGATGGCCCCCGTGCTCGCGGCCGCCGGGCACGAGGTCGTCGGTCTCGACGCCGGCCTGTTCGCCGACTGCGTGCTCGGCCCGGCTCCCGCGGACCCGCCGGGGCGCCGGGTGGACCTGCGCGACGTCACGGCCGAGCACGTGGCCGGCGTGGACGCCGTGATCCACCTGGCCGCCCTGTCCAACGACCCGCTGGGGGCGCTGGCGCCGGACCTCACCTACGACATCAACCACCACGCGTCCGTGCGGCTGGCCCGGCTGGCCCGCGAGGCCGGGGTGCGGCGCTTCCTGTACGCGTCGACCTGCTCGGTGTACGGCGCCGCCGGCGGTGACGACCTGGTCGCCGAGGACGCCCCGCTGCGCCCGGTCACGCCGTACGCGGAGTCCAAGGTGCGGGTGGAGGACGACCTGCACGCGCTCGCCGACGGCGACTTCAGCCCGGTGTACATGCGCAACGCCACCGCCTTCGGGTTCTCGCCCCGGCTGCGCGCCGACATCGTGCTGAACAACCTGGTGGGGCACGCCCTGCTGTCGGGCGAGGTGCTCGTGCTCTCCGACGGCACGCCCTGGCGCCCGCTGGTGCACGCCGCCGACATCGCCCGGGCCTTCACGGCCGCGCTGGTCGCGCCGCGCGAGGCGGTGCACGACCGGGCGTTCAACATCGGCAGCGAGACCAACAACGTCACGGTCGCCGAGATCGCCGACCAGGTCGCCGAGGCGGTGGCCGGCTCCAAGGTGGTGATCACCGGGGAGAACGGCGCCGATCCGCGCTCCTACCGGGTGGACTTCTCCCGGTTCCGCGCCGCGGTGCCCGGCTTCGACTGCGAGTGGACGGTGAAGCGGGGCGCCCTCGAACTCGCCGACGCATACCGCGAGCACGGGCTGACCCGGGAGGCCTTCGAGCAGCGCTTCACCCGGCTCGCCGTGCTGCGCGCCGCGTCCGACGCCGGCGCCGTCGACGACACCCTGCGGTGGCGCCGGTGA
- a CDS encoding DUF4910 domain-containing protein, producing MAPVTVVGEEMHALVERLYPLCRSITGDGVRATLDIVGEYVPLQVHEVPTGTQVLDWTVPQEWNIREAYIADAAGKRVVDFAASSLHVLGYSVPVSATMPLAELREHLHTLPDHPSWVPYRTSYYKPEWGFCLAQETLDAMPDGEYEVRVDSTLADGHLTYAEHVVPGQVADEVIVSCHVCHPSLANDNLAGIAVATYLARSLAERTPYYTYRFVFAPGTIGAITWLARNADRVERVKHGLVLACAGDRGHLTYKQSRRGDAEIDRVLRHVLTASGRPHDIKEFTPYGYDERQFCSPGFDLGVGSLSRTPYAGYPEYHTSADNPGFVSPEAMQDTLDVCREAFAVLDRNRRYVNLSPYGEPQLGRRGLYDSLGGRSDAKEAQMAMLWVLSLSDGEHSLLDVAERSGLPFDTVAAAAGALHDAELIKA from the coding sequence GTGGCGCCGGTGACCGTGGTCGGCGAGGAGATGCACGCGCTGGTGGAGCGGCTGTACCCGCTGTGCCGGAGCATCACCGGCGACGGTGTGCGCGCCACCCTGGACATCGTCGGCGAGTACGTCCCGTTGCAGGTGCACGAGGTGCCGACGGGGACCCAGGTGCTCGACTGGACGGTGCCGCAGGAGTGGAACATCCGGGAGGCGTACATCGCCGACGCCGCCGGGAAGCGGGTCGTCGACTTCGCCGCGTCCAGCCTGCACGTGCTCGGCTACAGCGTGCCGGTGTCGGCGACCATGCCGCTGGCCGAGCTGCGCGAACACCTGCACACCCTGCCGGACCACCCGTCCTGGGTGCCCTACCGCACCAGCTACTACAAGCCGGAGTGGGGGTTCTGCCTGGCCCAGGAGACCCTGGACGCGATGCCGGACGGCGAGTACGAGGTCCGCGTCGACTCCACGCTCGCCGACGGCCACCTCACCTACGCCGAGCACGTGGTCCCCGGGCAGGTCGCCGACGAGGTGATCGTCTCCTGCCACGTCTGCCACCCGTCGCTGGCCAACGACAACCTGGCCGGCATCGCGGTGGCGACGTACCTGGCCCGGTCGCTCGCCGAGCGGACGCCGTACTACACCTACCGGTTCGTCTTCGCGCCCGGCACCATCGGGGCGATCACCTGGCTGGCCCGCAACGCGGATCGGGTGGAGCGGGTCAAGCACGGGCTGGTGCTGGCCTGCGCCGGCGACCGGGGGCATCTGACGTACAAGCAGAGCAGGCGCGGCGACGCGGAGATCGACCGGGTGCTGCGCCATGTCCTGACGGCCTCCGGACGCCCGCACGACATCAAGGAGTTCACTCCCTACGGCTACGACGAGCGGCAGTTCTGCTCGCCGGGGTTCGACCTCGGCGTGGGCTCGCTCAGCCGGACCCCGTACGCGGGCTACCCCGAGTACCACACCTCGGCGGACAACCCCGGCTTCGTCTCCCCGGAGGCGATGCAGGACACGCTCGACGTCTGCCGCGAGGCGTTCGCGGTCCTCGACCGCAACCGGCGGTACGTCAACCTCAGCCCCTACGGCGAGCCGCAGCTGGGCCGGCGTGGGCTGTACGACTCGCTGGGCGGCCGCAGCGACGCGAAAGAGGCCCAGATGGCCATGCTCTGGGTGCTCAGCCTGTCCGACGGCGAGCACAGTCTGCTGGACGTCGCCGAGCGGTCCGGGCTGCCGTTCGACACCGTCGCCGCGGCGGCCGGCGCCCTGCACGACGCCGAGCTGATCAAGGCATGA
- a CDS encoding glycosyltransferase family 2 protein encodes MTDRPRLSIGLPVYNGEEYLAESFDALLGQTYEDFELIVSDNASTDGTEDVCRRYAAKDSRIRYLRLPRNIGATPNHNHVLAESRGELFKWASHDDLYGRDLLRRCVEALDERPKMILAHTGQAIIDGDGRVKVPYEYTLATDSPHAPDRFRSLLFEPGGDDFYGVMRTDVLRRVKPMDSYHHADRTYVAEITLHGPFHQVPELLYFRRDHPHRAERANPSKRSRCVNLDPRRAGPLHPTPRLLAEYVWGFASAIRRAPLSPADRRACFGHLAAWMTSRVRPGAGERVEDRAPVDPARLTVSVDALVAGREGRTGGQA; translated from the coding sequence ATGACCGACCGACCCAGGCTGAGCATCGGCCTGCCCGTGTACAACGGCGAGGAGTACCTGGCCGAGTCGTTCGACGCCCTGCTCGGACAGACTTACGAGGACTTCGAGCTGATCGTCTCCGACAACGCCTCGACCGACGGGACCGAGGACGTCTGCCGCCGGTACGCCGCGAAGGACTCGCGCATCCGGTACCTGCGGCTGCCCCGCAACATCGGCGCCACGCCGAACCACAACCACGTCCTCGCCGAGTCCCGGGGCGAACTGTTCAAGTGGGCCTCGCACGACGACCTGTACGGCCGGGACCTGCTGCGGCGCTGCGTCGAGGCGCTGGACGAGCGGCCAAAGATGATCCTCGCGCACACCGGCCAGGCGATCATCGACGGCGACGGCCGGGTGAAAGTGCCCTACGAGTACACCCTCGCCACGGACTCGCCGCACGCGCCGGACCGCTTCCGCAGCCTGCTGTTCGAGCCCGGCGGCGACGACTTCTACGGGGTGATGCGGACCGACGTGCTGCGCCGGGTGAAGCCGATGGACAGCTACCACCACGCGGACCGCACGTACGTCGCCGAGATCACCCTGCACGGGCCCTTCCACCAGGTGCCCGAACTGCTGTACTTCCGCCGCGACCACCCTCACCGCGCCGAGCGGGCGAACCCGAGCAAGCGCTCGCGGTGCGTCAATCTGGACCCACGCCGGGCGGGTCCGCTGCACCCGACGCCCCGGCTGCTCGCCGAGTACGTGTGGGGTTTCGCCTCGGCGATCCGGCGGGCGCCGCTGTCCCCGGCCGACCGGCGCGCGTGTTTCGGCCACCTGGCCGCGTGGATGACCAGCCGGGTCCGGCCGGGCGCCGGCGAGCGGGTCGAGGACCGGGCCCCGGTCGATCCGGCCCGGCTCACCGTCTCCGTCGACGCCCTGGTCGCCGGCCGTGAGGGCCGTACCGGGGGGCAGGCATGA
- a CDS encoding polysaccharide pyruvyl transferase family protein, with protein MTSAPRNPVRVGVFGLLGSGNLGNDGSLEAVLGYLRAEHPDAVVDALCGGPEVVTARYGIPATRLHWYRGEYRTASRAGAIAGKGLGKLVDAFRTAAWVRRHDVVIVPGMGVLEATLPLRPWGFPYALFLLCASGRLSGARVALVGVGAAEIESRPIRALVRWSARLASYRSYRDEQSRDAMRAMGVNTSRDEVHPDLAFSLPAPRSSAPTGTTGPVCLGVMDFHGGNDDRARAEEIYRRYLDGTISFVRALVEEGRPVRLLTGDQCDLSVVAAILDAVDSPLVTAAEPASLADLMNEMAAADTVVAVRYHNLICALRTATPVLALCYAAKSDALMERMGLGAYRHPAREVDADRLLEQFRDLEKHAAQVRQTLAERNRLVARQLAQQFSVLTTALFPANDHAHDHAPRKAP; from the coding sequence ATGACGTCCGCTCCCCGCAACCCGGTGCGCGTCGGGGTGTTCGGGCTGCTCGGCTCCGGCAACCTCGGCAACGACGGGTCGCTCGAGGCGGTGCTCGGGTACCTGCGCGCGGAACACCCGGACGCGGTCGTGGACGCGCTGTGCGGCGGGCCCGAGGTCGTCACGGCCCGGTACGGCATCCCCGCGACGCGGCTGCACTGGTACCGCGGGGAGTACCGGACGGCGTCGCGGGCGGGCGCGATCGCCGGGAAGGGGCTCGGCAAACTCGTCGACGCCTTCCGCACCGCCGCCTGGGTGCGCCGGCACGACGTGGTGATCGTGCCGGGCATGGGCGTCCTGGAGGCCACGCTGCCGCTGCGGCCGTGGGGCTTCCCCTACGCCCTGTTCCTGCTCTGCGCGAGCGGCCGGCTGTCCGGCGCCCGGGTCGCACTGGTCGGCGTCGGCGCAGCCGAGATCGAGAGCCGTCCGATCCGGGCCCTTGTGCGCTGGTCGGCACGGCTCGCCTCGTACCGGTCCTACCGGGACGAGCAGTCCCGCGACGCGATGCGCGCGATGGGCGTGAACACCTCGCGCGACGAGGTCCACCCCGACCTCGCGTTCTCCCTGCCGGCGCCACGGTCGAGCGCGCCCACCGGCACGACGGGCCCCGTCTGCCTCGGTGTCATGGACTTCCACGGCGGCAACGACGACCGCGCGCGGGCGGAGGAGATATACCGGCGCTACCTCGACGGGACGATCTCGTTCGTCCGCGCGCTCGTCGAGGAGGGCAGACCGGTCCGGCTCCTCACCGGCGACCAGTGCGATCTGTCCGTGGTCGCCGCGATCCTCGACGCCGTCGACTCACCGCTGGTCACCGCGGCCGAACCGGCCTCGCTGGCCGACCTGATGAACGAGATGGCGGCCGCCGACACCGTGGTGGCCGTCCGCTACCACAACCTGATCTGCGCGCTGAGGACCGCAACGCCCGTGCTCGCGCTGTGCTACGCGGCGAAGAGCGACGCGCTCATGGAACGGATGGGCCTCGGCGCGTACCGCCACCCGGCCCGCGAGGTCGACGCCGACCGGCTGCTCGAACAGTTCCGGGATCTGGAGAAGCACGCGGCGCAGGTACGGCAGACCCTCGCCGAGCGCAACCGGCTCGTCGCCCGGCAACTCGCCCAGCAGTTCAGCGTCTTGACCACAGCCCTGTTCCCGGCGAACGACCACGCCCACGACCACGCCCCGCGGAAGGCTCCATGA